From a region of the bacterium genome:
- a CDS encoding archease — translation MDKTGVEIIDHTGDTGLRGTAATLPELLSAMASALTRLICPHGEIRELVAREVEVTGGDAAALLVRWLGEVLYLSETHGELYGAAVISSLERPDAGSWRLRARLQGEPFDPARHRDLNEVKAVTYHLARADEGPDGWTGQVILDI, via the coding sequence GTGGACAAGACGGGCGTGGAGATCATCGATCATACCGGAGACACGGGGCTGCGCGGCACGGCCGCCACCCTGCCGGAACTGCTGTCGGCCATGGCGTCCGCCCTGACGCGGCTGATCTGTCCCCATGGCGAGATCCGGGAACTGGTCGCGCGGGAGGTCGAGGTGACGGGTGGCGACGCCGCCGCGCTGCTGGTGCGCTGGCTGGGGGAAGTCCTCTATCTTTCCGAGACCCACGGCGAGCTCTACGGCGCGGCCGTGATCTCGAGCCTCGAACGTCCGGACGCCGGATCCTGGCGCCTGCGCGCCCGGTTGCAGGGCGAGCCGTTCGATCCCGCGCGCCATCGGGACCTCAATGAGGTCAAGGCAGTGACCTACCATCTGGCGCGCGCGGACGAGGGCCCGGACGGGTGGACGGGACAGGTGATCCTCGACATCTGA